One window of the Mycobacterium sp. SVM_VP21 genome contains the following:
- a CDS encoding protein kinase, which yields MTGAWGGDALEGALLDGRYRVGTRIATGGTSTVYRGLDERLDRPVAIKVMDLRYAGDQQFLTRFQLEARAVARLKDPGLVAVYDQGFGTPHDPGQPFLVMELVEGGTLRELLNERGPMPPHAVAAVLRPVLGALGIAHRAGLVHRDVKPENILISDDGDVKVVDFGLVRAIAAAGITSTNVILGTAAYLSPEQVRDGNAGPASDVYGVGVLTYELLTGHTPFSGDSSLTVAYQRLDHDVPLPSSAIDGVPGEFDDLVARATAREPAERYADGLEMAHAVDMITERLALPEFRVPAPRNSAQHNAAAPARRAPERPAPPQRQTPQHQTLHMTRGPADWIEDTDTQYELVTGQFGGVELSRFVLERQHARRMVVIWLAVLFATTTLVAALAWTLGNNVGALL from the coding sequence GTGACTGGAGCGTGGGGCGGCGACGCGCTGGAGGGCGCGCTGCTCGACGGCCGGTACCGGGTGGGCACCCGGATCGCCACCGGCGGCACCTCGACGGTGTACCGCGGTCTGGACGAGCGCCTGGACCGTCCGGTCGCGATCAAGGTGATGGACCTGCGTTACGCCGGTGACCAGCAGTTCCTGACGCGCTTCCAGCTCGAGGCCCGAGCGGTCGCCCGGCTCAAAGACCCGGGGCTGGTGGCGGTGTACGACCAGGGATTCGGCACCCCGCACGACCCCGGGCAGCCGTTTCTGGTGATGGAACTCGTCGAGGGCGGGACGCTGCGCGAGTTGCTCAACGAACGTGGCCCGATGCCGCCGCACGCGGTCGCCGCGGTGCTGCGGCCGGTGCTAGGAGCCCTGGGGATCGCGCATCGGGCCGGGCTGGTGCACCGCGACGTCAAACCGGAGAACATCCTGATCTCCGACGACGGCGACGTGAAGGTGGTCGACTTCGGGTTGGTACGCGCCATCGCGGCGGCTGGAATCACCTCCACCAACGTGATTTTGGGCACCGCCGCCTATCTGTCCCCGGAGCAGGTCCGGGACGGCAACGCCGGCCCCGCCAGCGACGTGTACGGGGTCGGCGTGCTCACCTACGAGCTGTTGACCGGGCACACGCCGTTCTCCGGTGATTCGTCGTTGACGGTGGCCTACCAGCGGCTGGATCATGATGTCCCCCTGCCGAGTTCGGCTATCGACGGAGTCCCAGGCGAATTCGACGACCTGGTTGCCCGGGCAACCGCCCGCGAACCGGCGGAGCGCTATGCCGATGGGCTCGAGATGGCGCACGCGGTTGACATGATCACCGAGCGACTCGCGCTGCCGGAGTTCCGGGTGCCGGCCCCCCGAAACTCCGCCCAGCACAACGCCGCCGCCCCGGCCCGCCGCGCCCCGGAACGCCCGGCGCCGCCGCAACGCCAGACACCGCAACACCAGACACTGCACATGACCCGCGGCCCGGCGGACTGGATCGAGGACACCGATACCCAATATGAGTTGGTTACAGGACAATTCGGCGGCGTCGAACTGAGCCGCTTCGTGTTGGAACGCCAGCACGCGCGCCGGATGGTGGTCATCTGGCTCGCCGTGTTGTTCGCAACCACCACGTTGGTCGCCGCGTTGGCGTGGACGCTAGGCAACAACGTCGGCGCGCTGCTCTAG
- a CDS encoding 3-deoxy-7-phosphoheptulonate synthase class II, giving the protein MNWTVDVPIDQLPALPPLPADLRERLDAALARPAVQQPSWPADQAKAMRTVLESVPPITVASEIERLKAQLAQVARGQAFLLQGGDCAETFTDNTEPHIKGNIRTLLQMAVVLTYGASMPVVKMARIAGQYAKPRSADIDSLGLKSYRGDMVNGLAPDAESREHDPSRLVRAYANASAAMNLVRALTSSGLASLELVHDWNREFVRTSPAGARYEALAGEIDRGLKFMSACGVADRELQTAEIYASHEALVLDYERAMLRMADVSGTPQLYDLSAHYVWIGERTRQLDHAHIALAEVIANPIGVKLGPTTTPDQAVEYVERLDPHNVPGRLTLISRMGNSKVRDLLPGLIEKVQATGHQVIWQCDPMHGNTHEASTGHKTRHFDRIVDEVQGFFEVHHALGTHPGGIHLEFTGEDVTECLGGAQDISDADLGGRYETACDPRLNTQQSLELSFLVAEMLRG; this is encoded by the coding sequence GTGAACTGGACCGTTGACGTACCCATCGACCAGCTGCCGGCGCTGCCGCCGCTGCCCGCGGATCTGCGCGAGCGCCTCGACGCCGCGCTGGCCCGGCCGGCCGTCCAGCAGCCGAGCTGGCCCGCTGACCAGGCCAAGGCCATGCGCACCGTGTTGGAGAGCGTCCCGCCCATCACGGTGGCGTCCGAAATCGAGCGCCTCAAGGCGCAGCTGGCCCAGGTCGCCCGCGGGCAGGCTTTCCTACTGCAGGGCGGCGACTGCGCGGAGACCTTCACCGACAACACCGAGCCGCACATCAAGGGCAACATCCGCACTCTGCTGCAGATGGCGGTGGTGCTGACCTATGGGGCCAGCATGCCCGTGGTCAAGATGGCCCGCATCGCCGGTCAGTACGCCAAGCCGCGGTCGGCCGACATCGACTCGCTGGGGCTGAAGTCCTACCGCGGCGACATGGTCAACGGCCTGGCCCCGGATGCCGAATCGCGCGAACACGACCCGTCGCGTTTGGTGCGGGCCTACGCCAACGCCAGCGCGGCCATGAACCTGGTGCGGGCGCTGACGTCGTCGGGCCTGGCATCGCTGGAGCTGGTGCACGACTGGAACCGGGAATTTGTCCGTACCTCGCCGGCGGGTGCCCGCTACGAGGCGCTGGCCGGTGAGATCGACCGCGGCCTGAAGTTCATGAGCGCATGCGGGGTCGCTGACCGGGAGTTGCAGACCGCCGAGATCTACGCCAGCCACGAGGCACTGGTGCTCGACTACGAGCGGGCCATGCTGCGGATGGCCGACGTCTCGGGCACACCGCAGCTCTACGACCTGTCGGCGCATTATGTGTGGATCGGGGAGCGGACCCGCCAGCTCGATCACGCACACATCGCGCTCGCCGAGGTGATCGCCAACCCGATCGGGGTCAAGCTCGGTCCCACCACCACGCCGGACCAGGCAGTCGAATACGTGGAACGTCTTGACCCGCACAATGTTCCGGGGCGTCTGACGCTGATCAGCCGGATGGGTAACAGTAAGGTGCGTGACCTGCTCCCGGGCCTCATCGAGAAGGTGCAGGCCACCGGCCACCAGGTGATCTGGCAGTGCGACCCGATGCACGGCAACACCCACGAGGCCTCCACCGGTCACAAGACCCGCCACTTCGATCGGATCGTCGACGAGGTCCAGGGCTTCTTCGAGGTACATCACGCGCTGGGAACCCACCCCGGCGGCATCCACCTGGAGTTCACCGGAGAAGACGTCACCGAGTGTCTCGGTGGCGCCCAGGACATTTCGGATGCGGACCTGGGTGGGCGCTACGAGACTGCCTGTGACCCTCGACTCAACACCCAGCAGTCGCTGGAGCTGTCCTTCCTGGTCGCGGAGATGCTGCGCGGCTAG
- a CDS encoding ArsA family ATPase: MAAISLFVGKGGVGKSTCAAATAVSLACAGDRVLLISTDQAHSVGDVLGLQVPPSGGRDPISVDIDDAGAGVGCLDVLALDTLALLERHWVGVVDVLAARFPESDLGSVAPEELSALPGVQEVLGLHEVGELADSGRWDRVVVDCASTADAMRMLTLPATVALYAERSWPRHRRLSGTEDPRSTALVELIERISGAAERLAERLTDETTVAAHLVLTAERVVAAEAVRTLGALSLTGVRVAELIVNQILLQDDSYVYTNLPAHPAFDWYAERIREQSGVLDEVDRAIGDVAMVLVPHLAGEPIGPKALGDLLANSRRRDGSAPPGPVRPVVDRESGSGLGAVYRLRLELPQVDSGALSLGRSGDDLIIGAGGTRRRVRLASVLRRCTVVDATLRGSELTVRFRPDPNVWPVTGDEEVRR, from the coding sequence GTGGCTGCGATCAGTCTGTTCGTCGGCAAGGGCGGCGTAGGCAAGTCCACGTGTGCGGCGGCGACCGCGGTCTCGCTGGCATGCGCCGGAGACCGGGTGTTGTTGATCTCCACCGACCAGGCCCATTCGGTCGGGGATGTGCTCGGACTGCAGGTGCCCCCCAGCGGTGGCCGAGACCCCATCTCGGTGGACATCGACGACGCCGGAGCGGGAGTCGGCTGCCTGGACGTGCTGGCACTGGACACGCTGGCCCTGCTTGAGCGGCACTGGGTGGGCGTGGTCGATGTCCTAGCCGCGCGGTTCCCGGAATCTGATCTGGGTAGCGTTGCGCCCGAAGAGCTTTCGGCGCTTCCCGGTGTTCAGGAGGTGTTGGGCCTGCACGAGGTCGGCGAACTCGCGGACAGTGGGCGATGGGACCGGGTCGTCGTCGACTGTGCGTCTACCGCTGATGCGATGCGGATGCTGACGCTGCCGGCGACGGTGGCGCTCTACGCCGAGCGGTCCTGGCCGCGGCACCGTCGGCTCAGTGGAACAGAGGATCCCCGGTCGACGGCATTGGTCGAGTTGATCGAGCGAATCAGCGGCGCCGCCGAGCGGCTTGCCGAGCGACTGACCGATGAGACGACGGTCGCCGCGCACCTGGTGCTGACCGCCGAGCGCGTCGTGGCCGCCGAAGCCGTCCGGACGCTGGGAGCCTTGTCACTGACCGGCGTGCGGGTGGCAGAGCTGATCGTCAATCAGATTTTGTTGCAGGACGATTCGTACGTCTACACCAACCTGCCGGCCCACCCGGCGTTCGACTGGTACGCCGAACGGATCAGGGAACAGAGCGGTGTCCTCGACGAGGTCGACCGGGCCATCGGTGATGTGGCGATGGTGCTGGTCCCGCACCTGGCGGGGGAGCCGATCGGCCCCAAAGCACTGGGCGATCTGCTCGCGAACAGCCGCCGCCGCGACGGATCGGCGCCTCCCGGTCCGGTCCGGCCGGTGGTCGATCGGGAGTCCGGTTCCGGGCTGGGGGCGGTGTATCGACTACGGCTAGAGTTACCCCAGGTCGATTCCGGTGCGCTGAGCCTGGGGCGATCCGGAGATGATCTGATCATCGGTGCAGGTGGCACCCGACGCCGGGTTCGGTTGGCGTCGGTGCTGCGGCGCTGCACGGTCGTGGACGCAACGCTGCGCGGCAGCGAATTGACGGTGCGCTTCCGGCCGGATCCGAATGTGTGGCCGGTGACTGGCGACGAGGAGGTGCGACGTTGA
- a CDS encoding polyadenylate-specific 3'-exoribonuclease AS — MRYFYDTEFIEDGRTIELISIGVVAEDGREYYAVSTEFDPDRAGAWVRTHVLPKLPSPASQTWRSRSRIRADLEEFFGVERGEPIELWAWVGAYDHVVLCQLWGTMPDLPTPIPRFTRELKQLWEDRDRPALPPRSTGSHDALVDARDQLRRFQVITGSELA, encoded by the coding sequence GTGAGGTACTTCTACGACACCGAATTCATCGAGGACGGCCGTACCATCGAGCTGATCTCGATCGGCGTGGTCGCCGAGGACGGGCGCGAATACTATGCGGTCTCCACCGAGTTCGACCCGGACCGGGCGGGGGCGTGGGTTCGCACCCACGTACTGCCGAAGTTGCCGTCGCCGGCTTCGCAGACGTGGCGGTCGCGCAGCAGGATCCGCGCGGATCTGGAGGAGTTCTTCGGCGTCGAGCGCGGTGAACCGATCGAGTTGTGGGCCTGGGTGGGAGCCTACGACCACGTGGTGCTCTGCCAGTTGTGGGGCACCATGCCTGATCTGCCGACGCCGATCCCACGTTTCACCCGCGAGCTCAAGCAACTGTGGGAGGACCGGGACCGGCCAGCCCTGCCACCGCGGTCGACGGGCAGTCACGATGCACTGGTCGACGCCCGCGACCAGCTCCGCCGTTTTCAGGTGATTACCGGCAGCGAACTGGCCTGA
- a CDS encoding glycosyltransferase 87 family protein, which yields MTTSRPPDPGRRRGGISGWAVWWIFTLLAIAALGYTTWRALGSTPYHIDVDVYRMAAEAWRAGRPLYGEDWFQTQIDGTVLPFTYPPIAAVMFAPLTWVSLGTATAALTVLSTLLLVVSITIVLTGLGVHFDVRPGSGPAWWHRGVVAVAIVAASIWLDAEPIWANFDFGQVNAVLMTLVIADCVPRRTHWPRGALLGIAVALKLTPAVFLLYFLLRRDRRAAVTTVASFLAATLVGFVMAWSDSWQYWTHTVSDTDRIGGASLNTNQNLAGALARLPLNDQLRSVLWLAGCVLVLAAMWWAARRVLAAGEPILALVCVALFGLVVSPVSWSHHWVWMLPAVVVTAVVAYRHRAVALGALSVAGVALMMRSPIELLPEHHEAGAAWWRQLAGTSYVWWALAVIITAGATLRPGPRTNPDQPAAVSGNRATG from the coding sequence ATGACTACATCGCGGCCGCCCGACCCGGGCCGTCGGCGCGGGGGCATCAGCGGTTGGGCCGTTTGGTGGATCTTCACGTTGCTGGCGATTGCAGCCCTGGGCTACACGACGTGGCGGGCGCTGGGCAGCACGCCCTACCACATCGACGTCGACGTCTACCGGATGGCGGCGGAGGCCTGGCGTGCGGGCCGGCCGCTCTACGGCGAGGACTGGTTCCAAACCCAGATCGACGGGACGGTACTGCCGTTCACCTATCCCCCGATCGCCGCGGTGATGTTCGCTCCCCTCACCTGGGTGTCGCTGGGCACCGCCACCGCCGCGCTGACCGTCCTGTCGACGCTGCTGCTGGTGGTGTCGATCACCATCGTGCTGACCGGTCTCGGGGTCCACTTCGACGTGCGCCCGGGCAGCGGGCCAGCCTGGTGGCACCGCGGCGTGGTGGCCGTGGCGATCGTGGCGGCCTCCATCTGGCTGGATGCCGAACCGATCTGGGCCAACTTCGACTTCGGCCAGGTCAATGCGGTGCTGATGACGCTGGTGATCGCCGACTGTGTGCCACGGCGCACCCACTGGCCGCGCGGCGCGCTGCTGGGTATCGCAGTGGCACTCAAGCTGACCCCGGCGGTCTTCCTGCTCTACTTCCTGTTACGACGCGACCGGCGCGCCGCGGTCACCACCGTGGCATCGTTCCTGGCGGCGACCCTGGTGGGCTTCGTGATGGCCTGGAGCGACTCCTGGCAGTACTGGACGCACACCGTCAGCGATACCGACCGCATCGGCGGGGCGAGCCTGAACACCAACCAGAACCTGGCCGGCGCCCTGGCCCGGCTGCCGCTGAACGACCAGTTGCGCTCGGTGCTGTGGCTGGCGGGTTGCGTCCTGGTGCTCGCGGCGATGTGGTGGGCGGCGCGCCGTGTGCTCGCCGCCGGCGAGCCGATCTTGGCGCTGGTCTGCGTGGCACTGTTCGGGTTGGTGGTCTCGCCGGTGTCGTGGTCACACCACTGGGTGTGGATGCTGCCCGCCGTGGTGGTCACCGCGGTGGTGGCCTACCGACATCGTGCGGTCGCGTTGGGCGCGCTCAGTGTGGCCGGGGTGGCGCTGATGATGCGCAGCCCGATCGAGTTGCTGCCGGAACATCACGAGGCCGGCGCGGCGTGGTGGCGCCAACTGGCCGGGACGTCCTACGTGTGGTGGGCGCTCGCCGTGATCATCACGGCCGGCGCGACGCTGCGGCCCGGCCCCCGGACGAATCCGGATCAGCCCGCCGCAGTCTCCGGAAACCGGGCGACCGGCTGA
- a CDS encoding polyketide cyclase / dehydrase and lipid transport translates to MNSIQVADETFVAASGEQVGAAVADRSSWQRWWPDLQLQVVEDRADKGMRWTVSGPLTGTMEIWLEPMLDGVLLHYFLHAEPTGVSGRQLARLNLAKLNHRRRVAGKRMAFEVKDRLERSRPVGVPPIAVS, encoded by the coding sequence ATGAACAGTATCCAGGTCGCCGACGAGACGTTCGTCGCCGCATCCGGCGAGCAGGTCGGGGCGGCTGTCGCCGATCGTTCGAGCTGGCAGCGGTGGTGGCCCGACCTGCAGCTCCAGGTGGTCGAGGACCGTGCTGACAAGGGCATGCGGTGGACCGTGAGCGGCCCGCTGACCGGCACCATGGAGATCTGGCTGGAGCCGATGCTCGACGGCGTGCTGCTGCACTATTTCCTGCATGCTGAACCCACCGGTGTGAGCGGCCGGCAGCTGGCCCGGCTGAACCTGGCGAAGCTGAACCATCGCCGCCGGGTGGCCGGCAAGCGGATGGCCTTCGAAGTCAAGGACCGCCTTGAGCGTTCCCGGCCGGTGGGGGTCCCTCCGATCGCCGTAAGTTGA
- a CDS encoding Rv2175c family DNA-binding protein: MSSIPASEDVLEPDEPTFDLPRVAEMLAVPVTKVHQYLRDNHLIAVRRAGALRVPRNFFTEEGDILKSLPGLLAVLRDGGYQETDIVRWLFTPDSSLSLTRDGVRESIDNARPIDALHAHQAREVMRRAQAMAY, from the coding sequence GTGAGCAGCATTCCGGCCTCCGAAGACGTGCTTGAGCCCGACGAACCCACATTTGACCTGCCTCGGGTCGCCGAGATGCTGGCGGTGCCCGTCACCAAAGTGCATCAGTACCTGCGGGACAATCACCTGATCGCGGTGCGGCGGGCGGGGGCGTTGAGGGTGCCGCGGAACTTCTTTACCGAAGAGGGGGACATCCTCAAGAGCCTGCCCGGGCTGTTGGCGGTGCTGCGCGACGGCGGCTATCAGGAGACCGACATCGTGCGGTGGCTGTTCACCCCGGATTCGTCGCTGTCGTTGACTCGCGACGGCGTGCGGGAGTCGATCGACAATGCCCGCCCCATCGATGCACTGCACGCCCATCAGGCCCGTGAAGTGATGCGCCGGGCGCAAGCCATGGCGTACTGA
- a CDS encoding GMC family oxidoreductase N-terminal domain-containing protein, with translation METSYDFVVVGAGSAGCAVAGRLSTQSAATVLLIESGGSDRRLAVRAPAASPSQYGTALDWGYETEPESGCADRRIVQHRGRVLGGTSAMNALVWVKGSDLDYDGWQLPGWGWADVAPVFARIEDGSMRVTRTAYPDELSQRFVAAARAAGIAANDDVSGPALEGAALSPVNVHNGQRWSTPRGYLNGQRNLRVVTKADVHRVIIRNGRAVGVEYRRRGRVHQVIADHEVVVSAGVFGTPQLLQLSGIGPADRLRAVGVTPLVDSSRIGQGVTDHPHTWAIWDPAPGHRGLSDITNPRWLLQWLFTRTGKLTSNGVEAVAHIRSAADLPACDFQLMCIPADPLAEPGTRRMRPTVAIGQSYWTPKSRGSVMIRSADPTVPPAVRLNLLAEPDDVRALARAIERSRDIMATEPIASAVQRELLPGPGADLDDYVRTTAVTTYHSACSVAMGAEPDSALDAVLRVRGVENLRVADASALPRIPRANTNAPSIMLGERCADFLLERWAR, from the coding sequence ATGGAGACCTCATACGACTTCGTTGTTGTGGGTGCCGGCTCGGCCGGGTGCGCGGTTGCCGGCCGACTTTCGACGCAGTCCGCGGCGACGGTGTTGCTGATCGAATCGGGCGGCTCGGACCGGAGATTGGCGGTGCGGGCGCCGGCGGCCAGTCCTTCCCAGTACGGGACGGCCCTGGATTGGGGGTACGAGACCGAACCGGAATCCGGGTGCGCAGACCGGCGGATCGTGCAGCACCGCGGTCGTGTCCTGGGCGGCACGAGCGCGATGAACGCGCTGGTCTGGGTCAAAGGCAGCGACCTCGACTACGACGGCTGGCAGCTGCCCGGGTGGGGCTGGGCCGACGTGGCGCCGGTGTTCGCGCGTATCGAAGACGGGTCGATGCGGGTCACTCGGACTGCGTACCCCGATGAACTGTCCCAGCGATTTGTCGCAGCGGCCCGGGCCGCGGGGATCGCTGCCAACGATGACGTCAGCGGACCCGCGCTTGAGGGGGCGGCGCTCAGCCCGGTGAACGTCCACAACGGACAGCGGTGGAGCACGCCGCGCGGTTACCTGAACGGCCAGCGCAATCTGCGCGTGGTCACCAAAGCCGACGTCCATCGGGTGATCATTCGGAATGGTCGTGCGGTCGGCGTCGAGTACCGCCGCCGGGGCCGCGTCCATCAGGTGATCGCCGACCATGAGGTGGTCGTGAGTGCCGGCGTGTTCGGCACTCCGCAGCTGCTGCAACTGTCGGGCATCGGCCCCGCCGATCGTCTCCGCGCCGTGGGAGTAACCCCGCTCGTCGACAGTTCCCGGATCGGGCAGGGTGTCACCGATCACCCCCACACCTGGGCCATTTGGGATCCTGCCCCGGGCCACCGCGGCCTGTCCGACATCACCAATCCGAGATGGCTGCTGCAGTGGTTGTTCACTCGGACCGGCAAATTGACCAGCAACGGAGTCGAAGCGGTTGCGCATATCCGGTCGGCGGCCGACCTTCCCGCCTGCGATTTTCAGCTGATGTGCATTCCTGCCGATCCGCTCGCCGAGCCCGGCACCCGGAGAATGCGTCCCACCGTGGCGATCGGCCAGTCCTATTGGACACCCAAGAGTCGCGGCAGCGTCATGATCCGTTCCGCAGACCCGACCGTCCCGCCGGCCGTCCGGCTGAATCTGCTCGCCGAGCCCGACGATGTGCGCGCACTGGCTCGTGCTATCGAGCGCAGCCGGGACATTATGGCCACCGAACCGATCGCATCGGCCGTCCAACGCGAACTCTTGCCCGGCCCCGGTGCCGACCTCGATGACTACGTCAGGACAACCGCCGTCACCACCTACCATTCGGCCTGCAGTGTCGCAATGGGCGCCGAACCCGACAGTGCACTCGATGCCGTGCTGCGAGTCCGGGGGGTGGAGAACCTGCGGGTCGCCGATGCGTCGGCCCTGCCGAGAATTCCGCGGGCCAACACCAACGCGCCATCTATCATGCTGGGCGAGCGCTGCGCGGACTTCCTGCTTGAGCGGTGGGCGCGATAG
- a CDS encoding 1-acyl-sn-glycerol-3-phosphate acyltransferase: MWYWLVKYVFFGPLLALIGRPKVEGLENIPDEGAAILASNHLAVMDSFYLPLVVRRRITFLAKSEYFTGTGIKGWLTRSFYTAVGQVPIDRNDSDAAQAALTTAQRILSQGKLLGIYPEGTRSPDGRLYKGKTGLARLALHTGVPVIPVVMVGTNVVNPPGTKMLRFGRVTVRFGEPMDFSRFDGMADNRFIERAVTDEVIYELMRLSGQEYVDIYAASVKNGVPQQDGATGQPVARFPETAAG; the protein is encoded by the coding sequence ATGTGGTACTGGCTGGTGAAGTACGTATTCTTTGGGCCTCTGCTGGCCCTGATCGGGCGGCCGAAAGTCGAGGGCCTGGAGAACATCCCTGACGAAGGGGCGGCCATCCTGGCCAGCAATCACCTGGCCGTCATGGACAGCTTCTACCTGCCGCTGGTGGTACGCCGGCGGATCACCTTCCTGGCCAAGTCGGAGTACTTCACCGGTACCGGCATCAAGGGCTGGCTCACCCGGTCGTTCTACACCGCCGTCGGGCAGGTTCCCATCGACCGCAACGACTCTGACGCCGCGCAGGCCGCGCTGACCACGGCCCAGCGAATCCTGTCGCAGGGCAAGCTGCTCGGTATCTACCCCGAGGGCACCCGCTCACCCGACGGCCGGCTGTACAAGGGCAAGACCGGACTGGCGCGGCTCGCGCTGCATACCGGTGTCCCAGTGATCCCGGTCGTCATGGTCGGCACCAACGTCGTCAACCCTCCCGGCACCAAGATGCTGCGCTTCGGCCGGGTCACGGTCCGCTTCGGTGAGCCGATGGATTTCTCCCGCTTCGACGGGATGGCCGACAACCGTTTCATCGAGCGTGCTGTCACCGACGAGGTGATCTACGAGCTGATGAGGTTGTCCGGGCAGGAATACGTCGACATCTACGCGGCAAGCGTCAAAAACGGTGTCCCGCAGCAGGACGGGGCAACGGGTCAGCCGGTCGCCCGGTTTCCGGAGACTGCGGCGGGCTGA
- a CDS encoding SRPBCC family protein: protein MADKTAQTIYIAADPDTVMKVIADIGAYPDWVSEYTEAEVLETDADGYPKVARLVLDAAVLKDTMVLDYDWSADHRSVRWSLASSSLLKALDGEYRLTSKGSGTEVLYELSVDLMIPMIGLLKRKAERRLTDTALKDLKKRAEAE, encoded by the coding sequence GTGGCGGATAAGACAGCTCAGACGATCTACATCGCGGCGGATCCGGACACGGTGATGAAGGTGATCGCCGACATCGGCGCTTACCCCGACTGGGTCTCGGAGTACACCGAGGCCGAAGTGCTCGAAACCGATGCCGACGGTTACCCGAAGGTGGCGCGGCTGGTACTCGACGCGGCCGTGCTCAAAGACACCATGGTGCTGGACTACGACTGGTCGGCGGACCACCGCTCGGTGCGCTGGTCGTTGGCGTCGAGTTCCCTGCTGAAGGCCCTCGACGGTGAATATCGCCTGACGTCCAAGGGATCCGGAACCGAGGTCCTGTACGAATTGTCGGTGGATCTGATGATTCCGATGATCGGCCTGCTCAAGCGCAAGGCGGAGCGGCGGCTGACCGACACTGCGCTGAAGGACCTGAAGAAGCGAGCAGAGGCTGAGTGA